The Marinobacter sp. ANT_B65 genome has a segment encoding these proteins:
- a CDS encoding lytic transglycosylase domain-containing protein: MIRPRYIALTLLIWLSTPATADSIKRIVHPDGSVEYTNVKSNNSGRASSKNETVFRYKDDNGIVAYSGTRPSVADFDVISFYCYACNPDSSVNWRTTPLFSGRYDTEIKTAAEEHGVDPALVRAVIHAESAFNEKAVSPVGAQGLMQLMPGTALEVGVQNAMVAADNIRGGVTYLAKMLKRFKGDTRLATAAYNAGPGAVSRYGGVPPYAETKAYVERVDILRERYAGN, encoded by the coding sequence ATGATACGCCCCCGATATATCGCACTGACTTTATTGATCTGGCTCTCTACGCCGGCTACGGCAGATAGCATCAAGAGAATAGTGCACCCTGATGGGAGCGTTGAATATACCAACGTTAAGAGCAACAACTCGGGGCGCGCCTCCAGCAAAAACGAGACTGTGTTCCGCTACAAAGACGATAACGGCATTGTTGCTTACAGCGGAACCCGGCCTTCTGTAGCAGATTTCGACGTCATCAGCTTCTACTGCTACGCCTGCAACCCGGACTCTAGTGTTAACTGGAGGACAACACCACTGTTCTCTGGCCGCTACGACACAGAAATCAAAACTGCAGCCGAAGAGCATGGCGTTGACCCCGCGCTGGTACGCGCGGTAATTCATGCAGAATCTGCATTCAACGAGAAAGCAGTATCTCCAGTGGGTGCGCAGGGGCTTATGCAACTGATGCCGGGAACGGCTCTGGAAGTTGGTGTCCAGAATGCCATGGTAGCAGCAGACAACATCCGTGGAGGGGTTACCTACCTGGCGAAAATGCTGAAGCGCTTCAAGGGTGATACCCGGCTTGCAACCGCAGCCTATAACGCTGGCCCGGGAGCCGTCAGCCGTTACGGCGGAGTCCCTCCCTATGCTGAAACCAAAGCTTACGTTGAGCGAGTAGACATACTGCGTGAACGGTATGCCGGTAACTGA
- a CDS encoding DUF1328 domain-containing protein, which yields MLYWAVVCFIVAIIAGVLGFGGIAGTAAGIAKVLFFIFLVLLVISLVANALRGRGPKI from the coding sequence ATGCTTTATTGGGCTGTAGTTTGCTTTATCGTCGCTATTATTGCGGGTGTCCTTGGTTTTGGGGGCATTGCCGGAACAGCGGCAGGCATCGCCAAAGTACTTTTCTTTATCTTTCTCGTTCTGCTTGTAATTTCTCTGGTCGCCAATGCATTACGCGGACGGGGGCCCAAAATCTAG
- a CDS encoding TIGR02647 family protein, translating into MPFSPDHIAELNLLSQFESSSGQAGIKVHRHDAAPETVEAAERLFAKGLITRDDGGYLTPLGSEAVELTQKLQSIITS; encoded by the coding sequence ATGCCATTTTCTCCAGATCATATTGCCGAGCTTAACCTGCTGTCACAGTTTGAATCCTCCTCTGGCCAGGCAGGTATCAAAGTGCACCGGCACGATGCGGCGCCCGAAACCGTTGAGGCCGCAGAGCGGCTTTTTGCCAAAGGCCTGATTACCCGGGATGACGGCGGCTACCTCACACCTCTTGGCAGCGAGGCTGTGGAGTTGACCCAGAAGCTACAATCCATAATCACAAGCTGA